The following nucleotide sequence is from Acidovorax radicis.
ACATCAATACCGCAGACAAGGCCAGCGTCTTGGAGATGGTCCCCGGCGCTGGTCTGGCGCTCGGTGCCGCAGCAGAGCAACTCCTGGCGCTGCGCCGCAGTTCCATGCACCTTCATTGATCACCGACCCAAGAAAGCAAAGACCATGACCGAGAAATCCATCCCCAACGGCTACTGGGAAGACGCCAACGGCGCCCTGATCCCCGTCTCCAAGATCAAGGACATCGACAAGGACCGTCATCGCACGGTTTCTGACCTGTGCGAGGCCGCCATCAAGCAGCACACAGAGTTGGCCGCTTTCAAGACCAATGCCATGGCCGAGGTGACCGAGTTCATCGACCGCAGCTTGGCCGAATACGACGTGAAGCACGGTGGCAAGAAGGGGAACGTCACGCTGATCTCTTTTGACGGCCGCTACAAGGTAGTGCGCCAGATGCAAGAGAGCCTCGTGTTCGACGAACGCCTGATGGCTGCCAAGGCGCTCATTGATGAGTGCATCCAGCGCTGGAGCAAGGGCAGCAACGCGCACATCAAGGTGCTGGTCAACGACGCGTTCCAGGTCGATCAGGCCGGGAAAATCAGCACCGGCCGCGTGTTGGGTTTGCGCCGCCTGAAGATCGATGACGAGACGTGGCTGCGCGCCATGGCCGCCATCAGCGACAGCATGCAGGTTGCCAGCACCAAGCCCTACATCCGCTTCTACGAGCGCGATGCGCGCGGTGAGTACGTAGCGATCAACCTGGA
It contains:
- a CDS encoding DUF3164 family protein yields the protein MTEKSIPNGYWEDANGALIPVSKIKDIDKDRHRTVSDLCEAAIKQHTELAAFKTNAMAEVTEFIDRSLAEYDVKHGGKKGNVTLISFDGRYKVVRQMQESLVFDERLMAAKALIDECIQRWSKGSNAHIKVLVNDAFQVDQAGKISTGRVLGLRRLKIDDETWLRAMAAISDSMQVASTKPYIRFYERDARGEYVAINLDMAAV